In the genome of Leeuwenhoekiella sp. MAR_2009_132, one region contains:
- a CDS encoding CAL67264 family membrane protein: MNKNTVLSWATFIMIVVGLALIALGAFRYNEIAGYGFAAVGVGFFAIAWVFNALKGRV; the protein is encoded by the coding sequence ATGAATAAAAATACAGTACTAAGCTGGGCAACCTTTATTATGATTGTTGTAGGTCTGGCACTTATAGCATTAGGTGCTTTTAGATATAACGAAATCGCCGGTTACGGTTTTGCCGCAGTGGGAGTTGGTTTTTTTGCAATTGCCTGGGTATTTAATGCATTAAAGGGTCGTGTCTAA
- a CDS encoding DinB family protein, with the protein MSKAQLKSHLLRHLKGGEAFMPIDDLLDKISFKNIGDRPVGLPYSFYEIFYHINYAQKDILDFCTSEHYTLPNWPADYWPLEKTAETKKEWKLLKEHFFTDRMLLTSFIENEETDLMAVAKHGEKQSVLRELMLVIEHNAYHTGQLAIILRLLGLH; encoded by the coding sequence ATGTCTAAAGCACAACTTAAATCTCATTTATTAAGACACTTAAAAGGTGGGGAGGCATTTATGCCTATAGATGATTTGCTTGACAAAATTAGTTTTAAAAATATAGGGGATCGCCCCGTAGGATTGCCTTATTCTTTTTATGAGATTTTTTATCATATAAATTATGCTCAGAAAGACATTTTAGACTTTTGCACTTCAGAGCATTATACATTACCTAACTGGCCTGCAGATTACTGGCCATTAGAGAAAACAGCTGAAACTAAAAAAGAATGGAAACTTCTTAAAGAGCATTTTTTTACAGACAGAATGCTATTAACAAGTTTTATCGAGAATGAGGAAACAGATTTAATGGCTGTAGCAAAACATGGCGAGAAGCAATCTGTATTGCGGGAATTAATGCTCGTTATTGAACACAATGCCTATCATACAGGGCAGCTCGCCATTATTTTACGACTTTTAGGTTTACATTAA
- a CDS encoding xanthine dehydrogenase family protein molybdopterin-binding subunit: MKDQKKSGTGNAISRLEGTLKVMGKAKYSSEFAIDNLAFAQGIQSTIAAGKILSIDTTEAEKQEGVLKIITHENAMKLKGYGGRFESPDTKSISPSLQTTDVHYYGEYIGVVVAETFEQARYAANLVKVTYDQENPKIDFDKHTDELYMPKKINGDSHTNTQWGDVEKGMNEAFKTVDVTYNTPIEHHHPMELHNIIATWEGDKVTAYASTQIVAHAVKTIADTFQISEDNVRVITPYVGGGFGSKLQLREHGILGIMAAKMTGRPVQLTVTRHEMFTAVGFRQHNRQHMRLGADKEGKLTAVAHETTAATSVYEEFQEQCGAMTRMLYNTPNSLVTHKLMKLNLPSPRWMRAPGEAPGSFALESAMDELAFKLQMDPAELRIKNDTQHDLSVDKPFSSRQLVECIRIGAKKFDWKNKWNPNPGHTKKENWLVGYGMSASSRQAPYMESSAKISLKLEGEKVLATVQSDATDIGTGSYTIIGQTVAEYLKIPIEQISVELGDSKFPKTPGSGGSWGAASYTNGAKAACDNAFTSLKTLANTSEDLSIAELMKKAKLKEFEAEGTAGPTAEFDKYSVYSFGANFCEVWVDKYSGMIRLKHFVNVGSAGKILNPKTAYGQIIGGITWGIGQALTEHSQIEPNHGNFITRSFADYHVPVNLDLGKIDVIFLPEEDYIANPMGVKGIGELGITSIAAAISNAVFNATGKRVRDLPITPEKIITTPVEVA; encoded by the coding sequence ATGAAAGATCAAAAAAAATCAGGAACAGGCAATGCTATAAGTCGCTTGGAAGGGACTTTAAAAGTAATGGGGAAAGCAAAATATTCTTCAGAATTTGCCATAGATAATTTGGCATTTGCTCAGGGAATACAAAGTACTATTGCAGCAGGTAAAATACTTAGTATAGATACTACTGAAGCCGAAAAGCAAGAAGGCGTTCTCAAAATTATTACGCATGAAAATGCTATGAAACTTAAAGGGTATGGCGGTCGCTTCGAATCTCCAGATACAAAAAGTATTTCTCCCAGTTTACAAACAACAGATGTTCATTATTATGGTGAGTACATAGGTGTTGTAGTAGCAGAAACCTTTGAGCAGGCACGTTATGCAGCAAATCTTGTTAAAGTTACATACGATCAGGAGAACCCTAAAATAGATTTTGATAAGCATACAGACGAACTCTACATGCCCAAAAAAATTAATGGGGATTCTCATACAAATACGCAATGGGGAGATGTTGAAAAAGGTATGAACGAAGCCTTTAAAACAGTAGATGTCACCTATAACACACCTATAGAACATCACCACCCTATGGAGTTGCACAATATAATTGCAACCTGGGAAGGTGACAAAGTAACTGCCTATGCATCTACTCAAATTGTTGCGCACGCAGTAAAAACCATTGCAGATACCTTTCAGATTTCTGAAGATAATGTACGTGTAATTACTCCTTATGTTGGAGGAGGATTTGGTTCTAAACTACAGCTTAGAGAGCACGGTATTTTAGGAATCATGGCAGCAAAAATGACCGGCAGACCGGTGCAGCTTACCGTAACCCGTCATGAAATGTTTACTGCTGTAGGTTTTAGACAACACAACCGCCAGCATATGCGATTGGGTGCAGACAAAGAGGGTAAACTTACCGCCGTAGCTCACGAAACTACTGCAGCAACTTCTGTTTATGAAGAATTTCAGGAACAATGTGGCGCGATGACGCGTATGTTATACAACACACCCAATTCGCTAGTTACGCATAAATTAATGAAGCTTAACTTACCGTCACCACGATGGATGCGTGCACCGGGTGAAGCGCCGGGTAGCTTTGCTTTAGAATCTGCCATGGATGAGCTTGCATTTAAATTGCAAATGGATCCTGCAGAACTTCGCATTAAAAATGATACACAACACGATTTGAGTGTTGACAAACCGTTTTCTTCAAGACAACTCGTAGAATGTATACGCATAGGTGCAAAAAAGTTTGATTGGAAAAATAAATGGAATCCAAATCCCGGTCATACCAAAAAGGAAAACTGGCTGGTAGGTTACGGCATGAGCGCATCATCACGACAGGCTCCATATATGGAAAGTTCGGCTAAAATTAGCCTGAAACTAGAGGGAGAAAAAGTACTTGCAACCGTACAATCTGATGCTACAGATATAGGAACCGGCAGTTATACTATTATAGGACAAACGGTTGCAGAATATTTAAAAATTCCTATTGAGCAAATAAGTGTAGAATTAGGGGATTCTAAATTTCCAAAAACACCGGGTTCGGGTGGGTCATGGGGTGCAGCCTCGTATACAAATGGCGCTAAAGCTGCTTGCGATAATGCTTTTACCTCCTTAAAAACCCTGGCAAATACCAGCGAAGATTTAAGTATTGCAGAGCTTATGAAAAAAGCAAAACTTAAAGAATTTGAAGCCGAAGGTACAGCAGGACCTACTGCTGAATTTGATAAATACTCGGTATATTCTTTTGGTGCAAACTTTTGTGAGGTATGGGTAGATAAATATAGCGGGATGATACGTCTTAAGCATTTTGTAAATGTGGGCTCTGCTGGTAAAATTTTAAATCCAAAAACAGCTTACGGGCAAATAATAGGCGGTATTACCTGGGGAATAGGTCAGGCTTTAACAGAGCACTCGCAAATAGAGCCTAATCACGGTAATTTTATAACACGTTCATTTGCAGATTATCATGTACCTGTAAATCTAGATTTAGGTAAAATAGATGTTATTTTTCTACCCGAGGAGGATTATATCGCTAACCCGATGGGTGTGAAAGGTATAGGAGAATTAGGAATTACAAGTATTGCAGCAGCGATCTCTAATGCTGTGTTTAATGCAACCGGTAAGCGTGTACGCGATTTGCCTATCACTCCTGAAAAAATAATTACTACACCAGTTGAAGTCGCTTAA
- a CDS encoding FAD binding domain-containing protein, translated as MRPFQFHSPQSASEAVSQHKQNKKTHYLGGGTNLLDLMKEDVERPDHIVEVADLPFKEIQKNASGGLSLGAMVSNTHTANNPLVKENYPLLSMAILAAATEQIRNMATNGGNLLQRTRCPYFYETSMPCNKREPGTGCGALNGINSKHAIFGWSESCVATHPSDMSVALAALDATVTVQNQEGKTRTIPFSEFHRLPGDQPEKDTNLNTGELITAIDLPKSAYPKHYYYLKVRERSSYAFALVSAAVGLQIENNTITKAGLALGKVAHKPWKLDKVEKFLIGKKATKETFEAAADLALQDAKPLDQNEYKIELAKKTLVRALLQATSRS; from the coding sequence ATGAGACCTTTTCAATTTCACAGTCCGCAATCTGCTTCAGAAGCTGTATCACAACACAAGCAGAATAAAAAAACGCATTATCTAGGTGGCGGTACTAATCTTCTTGATTTAATGAAAGAAGATGTAGAACGCCCAGATCATATCGTAGAAGTTGCAGATCTTCCTTTTAAAGAGATTCAAAAAAATGCTTCGGGAGGCCTTTCGCTAGGAGCTATGGTAAGTAACACCCATACCGCAAATAATCCTTTAGTAAAAGAAAATTATCCCCTGCTATCAATGGCTATTCTTGCCGCTGCAACAGAGCAAATACGCAATATGGCTACAAATGGCGGCAATCTTTTACAGCGCACACGATGTCCTTATTTTTATGAGACTTCAATGCCTTGTAATAAAAGAGAGCCCGGCACCGGGTGTGGAGCACTTAACGGTATTAATAGTAAACATGCAATCTTTGGGTGGAGTGAATCATGCGTTGCAACGCATCCTTCAGATATGAGTGTGGCGCTTGCCGCTCTTGATGCGACAGTCACTGTTCAAAATCAGGAAGGAAAAACCCGTACCATTCCATTTTCAGAATTTCACAGATTACCGGGAGATCAACCGGAAAAAGACACCAATTTAAATACTGGTGAGTTAATCACAGCTATAGATTTACCTAAATCTGCTTATCCTAAACATTATTATTATTTAAAAGTAAGAGAACGCTCAAGCTATGCATTTGCATTAGTATCTGCAGCAGTGGGTTTACAAATTGAAAATAATACCATCACAAAAGCCGGTTTAGCATTAGGTAAGGTTGCTCACAAACCTTGGAAATTAGACAAAGTCGAAAAATTTCTAATTGGCAAAAAAGCAACAAAAGAAACTTTTGAAGCAGCGGCAGATCTTGCGCTTCAAGATGCAAAACCGTTAGACCAGAACGAATATAAAATTGAATTAGCTAAGAAAACACTCGTAAGAGCTCTTCTTCAAGCAACTTCCAGAAGTTAA
- a CDS encoding 2Fe-2S iron-sulfur cluster-binding protein, whose product MDDSKNSSGDYANKRMHEDEEKILDELGIFGNARRSFLGQMSAAGISLMALPHFTSDLFAQKTKNLAPLDSKALINAIEVNLQINGDIHPLMVDSRMTLLDALRERLDLTGSKKGCDHGQCGACTVIIDGERKLSCLTLSATCKDKKITTVEGLAQNNKMHPIQEAFLKHDGFQCGYCTPGQICSAVALLDEAKRGEVSYVTPNVQDKITTLSDEEIRERMSGNICRCGAYNNIVEAIKEVHLGEGKDPSWSFATQEELNSSRSAD is encoded by the coding sequence ATGGATGATTCAAAAAACAGTTCTGGCGACTATGCCAATAAACGAATGCACGAAGATGAAGAAAAAATACTTGACGAATTAGGAATTTTTGGTAACGCACGCCGTTCTTTTTTAGGTCAAATGTCTGCAGCAGGAATTAGCCTTATGGCGCTTCCGCATTTTACATCAGATTTATTCGCTCAAAAAACTAAAAACTTAGCACCATTGGATTCAAAAGCTTTAATAAACGCTATTGAAGTTAATCTTCAAATTAACGGTGACATCCATCCGCTGATGGTTGATTCCCGAATGACATTACTTGATGCGCTACGCGAACGATTAGATTTAACCGGTTCTAAAAAAGGTTGCGATCACGGTCAATGCGGCGCCTGTACTGTGATTATTGACGGTGAGCGTAAACTTTCATGCTTAACGCTTTCTGCTACATGTAAAGACAAAAAGATTACCACGGTAGAAGGTCTTGCTCAAAACAATAAAATGCATCCCATACAGGAAGCCTTTTTAAAACACGATGGTTTTCAATGTGGTTACTGCACACCAGGGCAAATTTGCTCTGCTGTTGCCCTTTTAGATGAAGCAAAACGCGGCGAAGTAAGTTATGTCACTCCTAATGTACAGGATAAGATAACCACGCTTTCTGATGAAGAAATACGTGAGCGTATGTCTGGTAACATTTGTAGATGCGGGGCCTATAACAATATTGTTGAAGCTATTAAAGAAGTGCATCTAGGAGAAGGTAAAGACCCTAGCTGGAGCTTTGCTACCCAAGAAGAACTTAACAGCAGTAGATCTGCAGACTAA
- the ettA gene encoding energy-dependent translational throttle protein EttA yields MSDDNKIIFSMSGVSKTYPGANTPVLKKIYLSFFYGAKIGILGLNGSGKSTLMKIIAGLDTNFQGDVTSDKEFSVGYLEQEPKLDPEKTVLEIVKEGAAETVAILDEYNKINDSFGLEEVYSDADKMDKLMARQAVLQDEIDARGAWELDNKLEVAMDALRTPPADQKIGVLSGGEKRRVALCRLLLQEPDVLLLDEPTNHLDAESVHWLEHHLAQYKGTVIAVTHDRYFLDNVAGWILELDRGEGIPWKGNYSSWLDQKSKRMAQESKTASKRQKTLERELEWVRQGAKGRQTKQKARLQNYDKMMSQDQKQVDEKLEIYIPNGPRLGTNVIEAKGVSKAFGDKLLYEDLNFNLPQAGIVGIIGPNGAGKTTIFKMIMGELQADKGEFVVGDTAQIAYVDQSHSNIDPEKTIWQNFSDEQELILMGGKEVNSRAYLSRFNFSGSEQNKKVSTLSGGERNRLHLAMTLREEGNVLLLDEPTNDLDVNTLRALEEGLENFAGCAVVISHDRWFLDRICTHILAFEGDSQVYFFEGGFSEYEENKKKRLGGDLMPKRIKYKKLVR; encoded by the coding sequence ATGAGCGACGATAACAAAATAATTTTTTCAATGTCTGGGGTGAGTAAAACCTATCCCGGTGCAAATACTCCAGTATTAAAAAAGATATACCTGAGCTTTTTCTACGGAGCAAAAATTGGTATTCTAGGTCTTAACGGATCTGGTAAATCTACCTTGATGAAAATTATTGCAGGTTTAGATACTAATTTTCAGGGAGATGTAACTTCAGATAAAGAATTTTCGGTAGGCTACTTAGAGCAAGAGCCTAAACTTGATCCTGAGAAAACCGTTCTTGAAATCGTAAAAGAAGGAGCTGCGGAAACCGTAGCAATACTTGATGAGTATAATAAAATAAATGATTCTTTTGGTCTTGAAGAAGTGTATTCTGATGCAGATAAGATGGATAAGCTTATGGCTCGTCAGGCTGTTTTACAAGATGAGATAGATGCACGTGGTGCGTGGGAGCTAGATAACAAACTTGAAGTTGCTATGGACGCATTACGCACGCCACCGGCAGATCAAAAGATAGGAGTACTTTCTGGTGGTGAAAAGAGACGTGTTGCTTTGTGTCGTCTGCTATTACAGGAGCCAGATGTATTGCTTCTTGATGAGCCTACTAACCACTTAGATGCAGAATCTGTACACTGGTTAGAACATCATTTAGCTCAATATAAGGGTACTGTTATCGCTGTAACTCACGACCGTTATTTCTTAGATAATGTCGCAGGATGGATTCTTGAATTAGATCGCGGCGAAGGTATCCCCTGGAAAGGAAATTACTCATCCTGGCTAGATCAAAAATCTAAGCGAATGGCTCAGGAAAGTAAAACGGCTTCTAAACGCCAAAAGACGCTTGAGCGTGAGTTGGAGTGGGTGCGTCAGGGAGCTAAAGGTCGCCAGACAAAACAAAAAGCCCGTTTACAGAACTATGACAAAATGATGAGTCAGGATCAGAAACAGGTTGATGAGAAACTTGAGATTTACATACCTAATGGACCTCGTTTAGGTACTAATGTAATTGAGGCTAAAGGAGTAAGTAAAGCTTTTGGAGATAAGTTATTGTATGAAGATTTAAACTTCAATCTTCCTCAGGCAGGTATAGTAGGTATTATAGGGCCTAACGGTGCTGGTAAAACAACCATTTTCAAAATGATTATGGGTGAATTGCAGGCAGATAAAGGGGAGTTTGTGGTAGGAGATACAGCGCAGATTGCTTACGTAGATCAGAGCCATAGCAATATAGATCCCGAAAAAACAATTTGGCAGAACTTCTCAGACGAGCAGGAGCTTATTTTAATGGGAGGTAAAGAGGTAAACTCTAGAGCATATTTAAGTCGTTTTAACTTTAGCGGAAGCGAGCAAAACAAAAAAGTATCTACACTTTCTGGAGGAGAGCGCAATCGTCTACACCTTGCCATGACTTTAAGAGAAGAAGGTAACGTACTGCTGCTTGATGAGCCTACAAACGACCTTGACGTTAATACATTAAGAGCGCTTGAAGAAGGGCTTGAGAATTTTGCAGGTTGTGCTGTGGTTATTTCTCACGACCGCTGGTTCTTAGACCGTATCTGCACACATATTTTAGCATTTGAAGGGGATAGCCAGGTTTACTTTTTTGAAGGTGGTTTCTCTGAATATGAAGAAAATAAGAAAAAACGTTTAGGTGGGGATTTAATGCCCAAGCGTATTAAGTATAAAAAATTAGTTCGCTAA
- a CDS encoding PepSY-associated TM helix domain-containing protein: MKKKKKYTLRKLINDVHLWLGLGSGIILFLVCLSGTILAFEHEIKAAFSQNLVVEPSGEKLNIEELKTTLAKTHKGILTSITIPEKSNEPYTFTIKENPRERRGTNLQVNPYTAETLIPEANPADAFCFFFFKMHRWLLLDSAIGRPIVGVATILFLILSITGLVLWFPKKLKWKNLKSGFKIKTKANWKRVNHDLHNTLGFYALIFIVIMGITGLCWSFESYKNGLSDLIGAEIFNRSSPKFDYEENTNDITASLAEVITTVNATLDYPGELSVNLPGERSAYYSIRKYNASNFSPVTYDAVYISKAGAVLGVEKFSEKPFNVQVASLIRPIHTGEVYGFFSKLIYFIACLIATSLPVTGTLIWLNKMKKKKK, from the coding sequence ATGAAGAAAAAAAAGAAGTATACCCTTAGAAAGTTAATAAATGACGTTCACCTCTGGTTGGGTTTGGGAAGTGGCATTATTTTATTTTTAGTATGTCTAAGCGGTACAATACTGGCTTTTGAACACGAGATTAAAGCTGCCTTTTCACAGAATTTAGTTGTAGAGCCTAGCGGGGAGAAACTAAATATAGAAGAACTAAAGACTACACTTGCTAAAACGCATAAAGGTATTCTTACAAGTATAACGATACCTGAAAAATCAAATGAGCCTTATACATTTACGATTAAAGAAAATCCTAGAGAACGTCGCGGTACAAATCTTCAGGTTAATCCTTATACAGCTGAAACCTTAATTCCTGAAGCAAATCCTGCTGATGCATTCTGCTTTTTCTTTTTTAAAATGCACCGTTGGTTACTTTTAGACTCTGCAATAGGAAGGCCTATTGTAGGTGTAGCGACAATTTTATTTTTAATTCTCTCCATAACCGGATTAGTACTGTGGTTTCCGAAGAAGTTAAAATGGAAAAATTTAAAATCGGGTTTCAAAATAAAAACTAAAGCAAATTGGAAACGTGTTAACCATGATTTGCATAATACTCTTGGCTTTTATGCATTAATTTTTATAGTTATAATGGGCATAACTGGCTTATGCTGGTCATTTGAGAGTTATAAAAACGGATTGAGCGATTTAATAGGTGCAGAAATATTTAATAGGTCATCGCCAAAGTTTGATTATGAAGAAAACACTAACGATATCACTGCTAGTTTAGCAGAAGTTATAACCACTGTCAATGCAACTCTTGATTATCCCGGAGAATTATCTGTTAATTTACCTGGCGAGCGTTCTGCCTATTACAGTATTAGAAAATATAATGCTTCTAATTTTTCACCGGTAACCTATGATGCGGTTTATATATCTAAAGCAGGTGCTGTTTTAGGAGTAGAAAAATTTAGTGAAAAACCATTCAATGTGCAGGTAGCATCTCTCATTAGGCCTATACATACAGGAGAAGTGTATGGCTTTTTTTCAAAGCTTATTTATTTTATAGCGTGCCTTATCGCTACAAGTCTTCCGGTTACGGGAACGTTGATCTGGCTTAATAAAATGAAGAAAAAGAAAAAATAG
- a CDS encoding peroxidase family protein, with amino-acid sequence MKPLNHHGLKEMPQLRYMCSHQSIHEERIGRFGRIFQDHPAMMLNPSSLIEMGKKGGPMDGGTSDDLTQNVPLGMVYLGQFIDHDITLDTTSSFNTANEATEIENFRTPALDLDCIFGEGPEDEPFLYESNSLRLLTGKTNNNIGQGVSLESEDLARNGQGKAIIGDPRNDENRIISQLQLAFIRFYNAIYTDIESHNPTAEAKHIYEEARKLTTWHYQWIVIYEFLPTMCGEVIVDKVLGRGRQYYKPYERAFIPVEFSIGTYRFGHSMITQKVKLKQGGSTFDLFSNNIGGGFSKITSLNQVIDWECFFDFDGSYQRAAKLDMKLASTLLELPFVQPVSHLSSLATRNLLRGQSFFMPSGEVIAECMGREASEIADVRSHILNTINGHDIDFDAGSPLWAYVLAEAADIGRHDKDGFKLGEGMGPVGGTITAEVIIGLMELDANSFMGSDRNWQPTLGTGGKFTIKDLLTISKNGI; translated from the coding sequence ATGAAACCACTAAACCATCACGGGCTTAAGGAAATGCCGCAATTGCGCTATATGTGCTCGCATCAATCTATACACGAAGAGCGCATAGGTCGTTTTGGACGTATCTTTCAAGACCATCCTGCAATGATGCTAAATCCTTCATCATTAATAGAAATGGGTAAAAAAGGAGGACCTATGGATGGTGGAACTTCTGATGATCTTACTCAAAATGTTCCTTTGGGTATGGTTTATCTGGGGCAATTTATTGATCACGATATAACCTTAGACACGACTTCTTCTTTTAATACAGCTAATGAAGCGACAGAGATAGAAAACTTTAGAACACCGGCTTTAGATCTTGATTGCATTTTTGGAGAAGGTCCTGAAGATGAGCCATTTTTATATGAATCTAATAGTTTACGTCTCTTAACCGGAAAAACGAATAATAATATTGGTCAGGGGGTTAGTTTAGAAAGTGAAGATCTGGCGCGTAATGGTCAGGGAAAAGCAATTATAGGAGATCCTCGCAATGATGAAAACCGAATAATATCACAGCTACAACTTGCTTTTATACGTTTTTACAATGCGATTTACACAGATATAGAGTCTCATAATCCTACTGCAGAAGCGAAACATATTTATGAGGAAGCTCGTAAACTAACAACCTGGCACTATCAATGGATTGTTATTTATGAATTTTTGCCTACGATGTGTGGGGAAGTTATTGTAGATAAAGTTTTGGGTAGAGGGCGTCAATATTACAAACCCTATGAGCGGGCGTTTATTCCCGTAGAATTTTCAATAGGTACGTATCGATTTGGACATTCTATGATTACTCAAAAAGTAAAATTGAAACAAGGAGGTTCTACGTTTGATTTATTTTCTAATAATATAGGCGGAGGCTTCAGTAAAATTACGAGTCTCAATCAGGTAATTGATTGGGAATGTTTTTTCGATTTTGACGGTAGCTATCAACGTGCTGCAAAATTAGATATGAAATTAGCAAGTACATTATTAGAGCTTCCCTTTGTGCAGCCTGTTTCGCATCTAAGTTCACTAGCAACACGTAATTTATTGAGAGGGCAATCATTCTTTATGCCTTCGGGAGAAGTGATAGCAGAATGTATGGGAAGAGAGGCTTCAGAAATTGCAGATGTACGCAGTCATATTTTAAACACAATTAACGGTCACGATATTGATTTTGATGCGGGAAGCCCATTGTGGGCATACGTTCTTGCCGAAGCAGCAGATATAGGGCGTCACGATAAAGATGGTTTTAAACTGGGAGAAGGTATGGGACCCGTAGGAGGAACAATAACGGCAGAAGTTATAATTGGTTTGATGGAGCTCGATGCAAATTCATTTATGGGAAGTGATCGCAACTGGCAACCCACTCTAGGAACCGGCGGAAAATTCACAATCAAAGATTTACTTACGATATCAAAAAACGGTATTTAA
- a CDS encoding Lacal_2735 family protein, giving the protein MFGLFKKKTEKEKLQQQYEKLMKEAFHLSTSNRSASDDKYAEADIIMKKIEKLP; this is encoded by the coding sequence ATGTTTGGATTATTTAAAAAGAAAACTGAAAAAGAGAAATTACAACAGCAGTATGAAAAGCTTATGAAAGAAGCTTTTCATCTTTCTACAAGTAACCGCTCTGCCAGTGATGATAAGTATGCTGAAGCTGATATAATCATGAAAAAAATTGAAAAATTACCTTAA
- a CDS encoding HAD family hydrolase — translation MNLNQIKVIAFDADDTLWVNETFFRDAEIAFAKQLLDYGEEDDIVRMLLDTEIKNLDTYGYGIKGFTLSMLETAHQLMGDRMNSEITAFILEKGKQMLAEPVEVLPHIEEVLAQLSKKYKLVVATKGDLLDQERKLIKSGLIDYFHHVEIVSDKKETQYKKLVRHLDINADEFLMIGNSLKSDVIPVLAMGGYAVHIPFHTTWSHEQVDEDINHSKFKALKSAKELLELL, via the coding sequence TTGAATTTAAATCAGATAAAAGTCATCGCATTTGATGCAGATGATACGCTTTGGGTCAATGAGACTTTCTTTAGAGATGCCGAAATCGCTTTTGCAAAACAACTGTTAGATTATGGTGAGGAAGATGATATTGTAAGAATGCTTTTAGATACCGAAATTAAAAATTTGGATACCTATGGTTATGGAATTAAAGGTTTTACCTTATCTATGCTAGAAACCGCTCACCAGCTTATGGGAGACCGTATGAATTCTGAAATTACTGCATTTATTCTTGAAAAAGGAAAGCAAATGCTTGCCGAACCGGTAGAAGTATTGCCGCATATTGAAGAGGTTTTAGCGCAGCTTTCAAAAAAATATAAACTGGTCGTTGCTACTAAAGGAGATTTACTCGATCAGGAGCGAAAGCTTATTAAAAGCGGACTTATAGACTACTTCCATCATGTAGAAATTGTTTCAGACAAAAAGGAAACCCAGTATAAAAAGCTGGTGAGGCACTTAGATATAAATGCTGATGAATTTTTGATGATTGGAAACTCGCTAAAGTCAGATGTTATTCCTGTGCTTGCGATGGGAGGATATGCAGTTCATATTCCATTTCATACTACGTGGTCGCATGAACAGGTAGATGAAGATATTAATCACTCAAAATTTAAAGCCCTTAAAAGTGCTAAAGAATTATTAGAATTGCTTTAA
- a CDS encoding class I SAM-dependent methyltransferase: MLKKDSENPDIFGRALLDFYNNNYTEDITVISSLTEDDVIPVPYLFRSYAEMPELEQKALDLTTGKTLDIGSCAGSHALYLQEKGIDVIALDQSTGAIEVCKKRGIHKTIQADIRNYSEEKFDTLLLMMNGTGIFQRLEFVQDYLKHLELLLNDSGQILVDSSDIAFMYEEEDGSYWRDATRDYYGEVTFKISYKNKTSKSFDWLYLDFETLKKEALSIGLVCEKIADGPHFEYLAKLTKP; encoded by the coding sequence ATGCTGAAAAAAGATTCTGAAAACCCTGATATATTTGGCAGGGCGCTACTTGATTTTTACAATAATAACTATACAGAAGACATCACAGTAATTTCTTCATTAACCGAAGATGACGTGATACCTGTACCCTATCTTTTTAGATCGTATGCAGAAATGCCCGAACTCGAACAAAAGGCATTAGATCTGACTACAGGAAAAACTCTTGATATAGGCTCCTGTGCAGGGAGTCACGCGCTATACTTACAGGAGAAAGGTATTGATGTAATAGCGCTAGATCAATCTACAGGAGCTATTGAAGTATGTAAGAAAAGGGGCATACATAAAACAATACAGGCCGATATACGTAACTATTCTGAAGAAAAATTTGACACGCTGCTCTTAATGATGAATGGTACCGGTATTTTTCAGCGGTTAGAATTTGTACAGGACTATCTCAAACATTTGGAGCTTCTTTTAAATGATTCTGGCCAAATTCTGGTAGATTCTTCAGACATCGCTTTTATGTATGAAGAGGAAGACGGGAGTTACTGGCGCGATGCAACTCGGGATTACTATGGCGAAGTAACTTTTAAAATATCTTATAAAAATAAAACCTCTAAATCATTTGACTGGCTCTATCTTGATTTTGAAACCTTAAAAAAAGAAGCTTTATCAATAGGTTTAGTATGTGAGAAAATTGCAGACGGGCCACATTTTGAATACCTCGCGAAGCTTACGAAACCTTAA